A window from Anomalospiza imberbis isolate Cuckoo-Finch-1a 21T00152 chromosome 8, ASM3175350v1, whole genome shotgun sequence encodes these proteins:
- the TDRD1 gene encoding tudor domain-containing protein 1 isoform X1 produces MMAEPLNLQHNEVADADLSSRVTGSSMEDKTGREDCIAAADKENTVSHSNWINGKPKKLQYSSKRAFSICYDKSFLSLLVPPPKGGTCHRCGLFGKLRCSQCLQTYYCSADCQKKDWPAHRVVCGPLKQNLSNSKINTGVYLKEEVRLSFAVDVVLPDSEDCLNKVPLEMKSHLTSGGDAKVDSPRVSENHSKGSEKKKPEDKDSFHCANSITKFVSLSIGDEFSGVVSHIQNPDTFFCQRMQSARQLAELEASLNEYCGKIPSSPPFRPAAGNVCCAQFTEDNLWYRAAVTAYASEDTVLVDYMDYGNSDSLPLTRLRPIIPSLMDLPAQAIRCSLAGVKPPLGAWTSEGISYMKKLVKDKVLTVKVVDKESSKSKVELTDASGTPVINVSSLLVEGGFAAEELSMALPAARGTDVEQANKDTTNKGICKWIKLTLNQTLSVIVCTVYSPGEFYCQISNSHELLALNSLNKSLSEYCQKTPPDVFEPENGDPCCAFYSEDGNWYRAVVQNVTSDGRVRVSFVDYGNTEDVPRDNIRQISSSFLKLPFQAIKCWLSGIKPGNSKWNPEATRRFHMYTSGLELQATVASLSEDGAGVVLTDNSTDCPKIISEILTAEKLVVKEVLQDKNNFPNKSVDQKATSLGHWKSIELAVDETMSVCVTEVVSPDLFYAVPVPNKGHKNLFKELISLEDYCRSCNKQPFQPKLGEACCAQFSGNGNWYRAVVLEASQSAVKVLYGDYGNTETLPLSKVLPITDTYLKLPFQTITCSLAGIEKAKWSPLVLDKLKKLLLKQHVTITVKGINGNVNLVTVEKHLDNGYVNVADKLLKEGLVTSCSAENSHSEHQGNEGETNCCCKELKVQLEKHKQVLLFLLNKFGNPDGFTDMKNLLKH; encoded by the exons ATGATGGCAGAACCACTTAATCTTCAACATAATGAAGTTGCAGACGCAGATTTAAGCAGCAGGGTCACAG GAAGTTCTATGGAAGACAAAACTGGTAGAGAGGACTGCATAGCTGCAGCTGATAAAGAAAATACT GTGTCACATTCTAATTGGATTAATGGGAAGCCAAAGAAATTGCAATATTCCTCTAAGAGAGCTTTTTCTATTTGCTATGATAAGAGTTTCTTGAGTTTGTTAGTACCACCCCCTAAAGGGGGCACTTGCCATCGTTGTGGTCTGTTTG gAAAGCTCAGATGCTCACAGTGTCTGCAAACATACTATTGCTCTGCAGATTGTCAGAAAAAAGATTGGCCAGCACATAGAGTAGTTTGTGGTCCCCTTAAACAGAA TTTAAGTAATAGCAAAATCAACACGGGAGTTTATCTTAAG GAGGAAGTGAGGTTGAGTTTTGCTGTAGATGTCGTTCTTCCAGATTCTG AAGACTGCCTAAATAAAGTTCCCTTAGAAATGAAGTCTCATTTAACTTCAGGAGGTGATGCCAAAGTAGACTCTCCAAGAG TATCAGAAAACCATTCAAagggaagtgaaaaaaaaaaacctgaggaTAAAGACTCTTTTCACTGTGCTAATTCAATTACCAAGTTTGTCTCTTTAAGTATTGGAGATGAATTTTCTGGTGTGGTTTCTCACATCCAAAATCCAGACACCTTTTTTTGTCAGCGGATGCAAAGTGCCC GTCAACTTGCTGAGCTTGAAGCATCTCTTAATGAATACTGTGGCAAAATTCCCAGTAGTCCACCTTTCCGTCCTGCTGCTGGCAATGTGTGCTGTGCCCAGTTCACAG AAGACAACCTTTGGTATCGTGCTGCTGTTACAGCTTATGCTTCTGAAGACACTGTTTTGGTGGACTATATGGATTATGGTAATTCTGACTCTCTTCCACTGACCAGACTTCGTCCTATCATTCCAAGCTTGATGGACTTGCCAGCTCAAGCCATAAGATGTAGCCTGGCAG GTGTAAAGCCACCATTAGGAGCATGGACCTCAGAAGGTATTTCTTACATGAAAAAACTGGTGAAAGACAAAGTGTTGACAGTAAAAGTAGTGGATAAAGAGAGTTCTAAATCCAAGGTGGAGCTTACAGATGCCTCAGGTACTCCAGTAATAAATGTATCGAGCCTTCTTGTTGAGGGAGGCTTTGCAGCTGAGGAACTGAGCATGGCCTTACCAGCAGCCAGAGGGACTGATGTTGAGCAAGCCAACA AGGACACAACGAACAAAGGAATATGCAAGTGGATTAAATTAACTCTTAACCAAACACTCAGTGTCATAGTGTGTACAGTGTACAGTCCTGGAGAATTCTACTGTCAGATTTCAAACAGCCATG AGTTACTTGCTCTAAACTCACTTAACAAATCCTTGTCTGAATACTGCCAGAAAACACCACCAGATGTTTTTGAGCCTGAGAATGGAGACCCTTGCTGTGCTTTTTACTCTG AGGATGGTAACTGGTACCGTGCTGTGGTGCAAAATGTCACTTCAGATGGACGTGTTCGAGTGAGCTTTGTGGACTATGGAAATACTGAGGATGTACCACGGGATAATATCCGACAGATCTCCTCCTCGTTCCTGAAACTTCCATTTCAAGCAATTAAATGCTGGCTCTCAG GTATAAAGCCTGGAAATAGCAAATGGAATCCAGAAGCTACAAGAAGATTTCATATGTACACTTCAGGCTTAGAACTTCAAGCCACAGTAGCTTCCCTTTCTGAAGATGGGGCAGGTGTAGTCCTTACTGATAATTCCACAGATTGTCCAAAAATTATCAGTGAGATACTAACTGCAGAAAAACTGGTTGTAAAGGAAGTTCTACAAGATAAAAATAACTTTCCAAACAAGTCTGTTGACCAAAAAG CAACCTCACTTGGGCACTGGAAATCAATTGAATTGGCTGTAGATGAAACCATGTCTGTCTGTGTAACTGAAGTTGTAAGCCCAGACTTGTTCTATGCTGTACCAGTTCCAAATAAAG gtCATAAGAATCTCTTTAAGGAGCTGATTTCACTGGAAGACTATTGTAGATCTTGTAACAAACAGCCCTTCCAGCCAAAACTGGGTGAAGCCTGTTGTGCTCAGTTTTCAG GTAATGGCAATTGGTACAGAGCTGTTGTTCTGGAAGCTTCCCAGTCTGCGGTGAAAGTTCTGTATGGAGACTATGGCAACACAGAAACTTTACCCCTTTCAAAGGTGCTGCCAATCACCGATACCTATTTAAAGCTGCCTTTTCAGACAATTACGTGTTCACTTGCAG GAATAGAGAAAGCTAAGTGGTCTCCATTAGTGCTTGACAAGTTGAAAAAACTACTATTGAAGCAACATGTCACAATTACAGTAAAAGGGATTAATGGAAATGTTAATTTAGTAACAGTGGAGAAACACTTGGACAATGGTTATGTGAATGTAGCTGACAAACTGCTAAAGGAGGGTTTGGTCACATCCTGCAGTGCTGAAAACTCACACAGTGAACATCAAG GTAACGAAGGTGAGACCAACTGCTGCTGCAAGGAGTTAAAAGTGCAA CTTGAAAAGCATAAACAAGTCCTACTCTTCCTTTTAAACAAGTTTGGGAATCCAGATGGATTCACTGATATGAAAAATCTGTTGAAGCACTAA
- the TDRD1 gene encoding tudor domain-containing protein 1 isoform X2 has translation MMAEPLNLQHNEVADADLSSRVTGSSMEDKTGREDCIAAADKENTVSHSNWINGKPKKLQYSSKRAFSICYDKSFLSLLVPPPKGGTCHRCGLFGKLRCSQCLQTYYCSADCQKKDWPAHRVVCGPLKQNLSNSKINTGVYLKEEVRLSFAVDVVLPDSDCLNKVPLEMKSHLTSGGDAKVDSPRVSENHSKGSEKKKPEDKDSFHCANSITKFVSLSIGDEFSGVVSHIQNPDTFFCQRMQSARQLAELEASLNEYCGKIPSSPPFRPAAGNVCCAQFTEDNLWYRAAVTAYASEDTVLVDYMDYGNSDSLPLTRLRPIIPSLMDLPAQAIRCSLAGVKPPLGAWTSEGISYMKKLVKDKVLTVKVVDKESSKSKVELTDASGTPVINVSSLLVEGGFAAEELSMALPAARGTDVEQANKDTTNKGICKWIKLTLNQTLSVIVCTVYSPGEFYCQISNSHELLALNSLNKSLSEYCQKTPPDVFEPENGDPCCAFYSEDGNWYRAVVQNVTSDGRVRVSFVDYGNTEDVPRDNIRQISSSFLKLPFQAIKCWLSGIKPGNSKWNPEATRRFHMYTSGLELQATVASLSEDGAGVVLTDNSTDCPKIISEILTAEKLVVKEVLQDKNNFPNKSVDQKATSLGHWKSIELAVDETMSVCVTEVVSPDLFYAVPVPNKGHKNLFKELISLEDYCRSCNKQPFQPKLGEACCAQFSGNGNWYRAVVLEASQSAVKVLYGDYGNTETLPLSKVLPITDTYLKLPFQTITCSLAGIEKAKWSPLVLDKLKKLLLKQHVTITVKGINGNVNLVTVEKHLDNGYVNVADKLLKEGLVTSCSAENSHSEHQGNEGETNCCCKELKVQLEKHKQVLLFLLNKFGNPDGFTDMKNLLKH, from the exons ATGATGGCAGAACCACTTAATCTTCAACATAATGAAGTTGCAGACGCAGATTTAAGCAGCAGGGTCACAG GAAGTTCTATGGAAGACAAAACTGGTAGAGAGGACTGCATAGCTGCAGCTGATAAAGAAAATACT GTGTCACATTCTAATTGGATTAATGGGAAGCCAAAGAAATTGCAATATTCCTCTAAGAGAGCTTTTTCTATTTGCTATGATAAGAGTTTCTTGAGTTTGTTAGTACCACCCCCTAAAGGGGGCACTTGCCATCGTTGTGGTCTGTTTG gAAAGCTCAGATGCTCACAGTGTCTGCAAACATACTATTGCTCTGCAGATTGTCAGAAAAAAGATTGGCCAGCACATAGAGTAGTTTGTGGTCCCCTTAAACAGAA TTTAAGTAATAGCAAAATCAACACGGGAGTTTATCTTAAG GAGGAAGTGAGGTTGAGTTTTGCTGTAGATGTCGTTCTTCCAGATTCTG ACTGCCTAAATAAAGTTCCCTTAGAAATGAAGTCTCATTTAACTTCAGGAGGTGATGCCAAAGTAGACTCTCCAAGAG TATCAGAAAACCATTCAAagggaagtgaaaaaaaaaaacctgaggaTAAAGACTCTTTTCACTGTGCTAATTCAATTACCAAGTTTGTCTCTTTAAGTATTGGAGATGAATTTTCTGGTGTGGTTTCTCACATCCAAAATCCAGACACCTTTTTTTGTCAGCGGATGCAAAGTGCCC GTCAACTTGCTGAGCTTGAAGCATCTCTTAATGAATACTGTGGCAAAATTCCCAGTAGTCCACCTTTCCGTCCTGCTGCTGGCAATGTGTGCTGTGCCCAGTTCACAG AAGACAACCTTTGGTATCGTGCTGCTGTTACAGCTTATGCTTCTGAAGACACTGTTTTGGTGGACTATATGGATTATGGTAATTCTGACTCTCTTCCACTGACCAGACTTCGTCCTATCATTCCAAGCTTGATGGACTTGCCAGCTCAAGCCATAAGATGTAGCCTGGCAG GTGTAAAGCCACCATTAGGAGCATGGACCTCAGAAGGTATTTCTTACATGAAAAAACTGGTGAAAGACAAAGTGTTGACAGTAAAAGTAGTGGATAAAGAGAGTTCTAAATCCAAGGTGGAGCTTACAGATGCCTCAGGTACTCCAGTAATAAATGTATCGAGCCTTCTTGTTGAGGGAGGCTTTGCAGCTGAGGAACTGAGCATGGCCTTACCAGCAGCCAGAGGGACTGATGTTGAGCAAGCCAACA AGGACACAACGAACAAAGGAATATGCAAGTGGATTAAATTAACTCTTAACCAAACACTCAGTGTCATAGTGTGTACAGTGTACAGTCCTGGAGAATTCTACTGTCAGATTTCAAACAGCCATG AGTTACTTGCTCTAAACTCACTTAACAAATCCTTGTCTGAATACTGCCAGAAAACACCACCAGATGTTTTTGAGCCTGAGAATGGAGACCCTTGCTGTGCTTTTTACTCTG AGGATGGTAACTGGTACCGTGCTGTGGTGCAAAATGTCACTTCAGATGGACGTGTTCGAGTGAGCTTTGTGGACTATGGAAATACTGAGGATGTACCACGGGATAATATCCGACAGATCTCCTCCTCGTTCCTGAAACTTCCATTTCAAGCAATTAAATGCTGGCTCTCAG GTATAAAGCCTGGAAATAGCAAATGGAATCCAGAAGCTACAAGAAGATTTCATATGTACACTTCAGGCTTAGAACTTCAAGCCACAGTAGCTTCCCTTTCTGAAGATGGGGCAGGTGTAGTCCTTACTGATAATTCCACAGATTGTCCAAAAATTATCAGTGAGATACTAACTGCAGAAAAACTGGTTGTAAAGGAAGTTCTACAAGATAAAAATAACTTTCCAAACAAGTCTGTTGACCAAAAAG CAACCTCACTTGGGCACTGGAAATCAATTGAATTGGCTGTAGATGAAACCATGTCTGTCTGTGTAACTGAAGTTGTAAGCCCAGACTTGTTCTATGCTGTACCAGTTCCAAATAAAG gtCATAAGAATCTCTTTAAGGAGCTGATTTCACTGGAAGACTATTGTAGATCTTGTAACAAACAGCCCTTCCAGCCAAAACTGGGTGAAGCCTGTTGTGCTCAGTTTTCAG GTAATGGCAATTGGTACAGAGCTGTTGTTCTGGAAGCTTCCCAGTCTGCGGTGAAAGTTCTGTATGGAGACTATGGCAACACAGAAACTTTACCCCTTTCAAAGGTGCTGCCAATCACCGATACCTATTTAAAGCTGCCTTTTCAGACAATTACGTGTTCACTTGCAG GAATAGAGAAAGCTAAGTGGTCTCCATTAGTGCTTGACAAGTTGAAAAAACTACTATTGAAGCAACATGTCACAATTACAGTAAAAGGGATTAATGGAAATGTTAATTTAGTAACAGTGGAGAAACACTTGGACAATGGTTATGTGAATGTAGCTGACAAACTGCTAAAGGAGGGTTTGGTCACATCCTGCAGTGCTGAAAACTCACACAGTGAACATCAAG GTAACGAAGGTGAGACCAACTGCTGCTGCAAGGAGTTAAAAGTGCAA CTTGAAAAGCATAAACAAGTCCTACTCTTCCTTTTAAACAAGTTTGGGAATCCAGATGGATTCACTGATATGAAAAATCTGTTGAAGCACTAA
- the TDRD1 gene encoding tudor domain-containing protein 1 isoform X4, with protein MMAEPLNLQHNEVADADLSSRVTGSSMEDKTGREDCIAAADKENTVSHSNWINGKPKKLQYSSKRAFSICYDKSFLSLLVPPPKGGTCHRCGLFGKLRCSQCLQTYYCSADCQKKDWPAHRVVCGPLKQNLSNSKINTGVYLKEEVRLSFAVDVVLPDSEDCLNKVPLEMKSHLTSGGDAKVDSPRVSENHSKGSEKKKPEDKDSFHCANSITKFVSLSIGDEFSGVVSHIQNPDTFFCQRMQSARQLAELEASLNEYCGKIPSSPPFRPAAGNVCCAQFTEDNLWYRAAVTAYASEDTVLVDYMDYGNSDSLPLTRLRPIIPSLMDLPAQAIRCSLAGVKPPLGAWTSEGISYMKKLVKDKVLTVKVVDKESSKSKVELTDASGTPVINVSSLLVEGGFAAEELSMALPAARGTDVEQANKDTTNKGICKWIKLTLNQTLSVIVCTVYSPGEFYCQISNSHEDGNWYRAVVQNVTSDGRVRVSFVDYGNTEDVPRDNIRQISSSFLKLPFQAIKCWLSGIKPGNSKWNPEATRRFHMYTSGLELQATVASLSEDGAGVVLTDNSTDCPKIISEILTAEKLVVKEVLQDKNNFPNKSVDQKATSLGHWKSIELAVDETMSVCVTEVVSPDLFYAVPVPNKGHKNLFKELISLEDYCRSCNKQPFQPKLGEACCAQFSGNGNWYRAVVLEASQSAVKVLYGDYGNTETLPLSKVLPITDTYLKLPFQTITCSLAGIEKAKWSPLVLDKLKKLLLKQHVTITVKGINGNVNLVTVEKHLDNGYVNVADKLLKEGLVTSCSAENSHSEHQGNEGETNCCCKELKVQLEKHKQVLLFLLNKFGNPDGFTDMKNLLKH; from the exons ATGATGGCAGAACCACTTAATCTTCAACATAATGAAGTTGCAGACGCAGATTTAAGCAGCAGGGTCACAG GAAGTTCTATGGAAGACAAAACTGGTAGAGAGGACTGCATAGCTGCAGCTGATAAAGAAAATACT GTGTCACATTCTAATTGGATTAATGGGAAGCCAAAGAAATTGCAATATTCCTCTAAGAGAGCTTTTTCTATTTGCTATGATAAGAGTTTCTTGAGTTTGTTAGTACCACCCCCTAAAGGGGGCACTTGCCATCGTTGTGGTCTGTTTG gAAAGCTCAGATGCTCACAGTGTCTGCAAACATACTATTGCTCTGCAGATTGTCAGAAAAAAGATTGGCCAGCACATAGAGTAGTTTGTGGTCCCCTTAAACAGAA TTTAAGTAATAGCAAAATCAACACGGGAGTTTATCTTAAG GAGGAAGTGAGGTTGAGTTTTGCTGTAGATGTCGTTCTTCCAGATTCTG AAGACTGCCTAAATAAAGTTCCCTTAGAAATGAAGTCTCATTTAACTTCAGGAGGTGATGCCAAAGTAGACTCTCCAAGAG TATCAGAAAACCATTCAAagggaagtgaaaaaaaaaaacctgaggaTAAAGACTCTTTTCACTGTGCTAATTCAATTACCAAGTTTGTCTCTTTAAGTATTGGAGATGAATTTTCTGGTGTGGTTTCTCACATCCAAAATCCAGACACCTTTTTTTGTCAGCGGATGCAAAGTGCCC GTCAACTTGCTGAGCTTGAAGCATCTCTTAATGAATACTGTGGCAAAATTCCCAGTAGTCCACCTTTCCGTCCTGCTGCTGGCAATGTGTGCTGTGCCCAGTTCACAG AAGACAACCTTTGGTATCGTGCTGCTGTTACAGCTTATGCTTCTGAAGACACTGTTTTGGTGGACTATATGGATTATGGTAATTCTGACTCTCTTCCACTGACCAGACTTCGTCCTATCATTCCAAGCTTGATGGACTTGCCAGCTCAAGCCATAAGATGTAGCCTGGCAG GTGTAAAGCCACCATTAGGAGCATGGACCTCAGAAGGTATTTCTTACATGAAAAAACTGGTGAAAGACAAAGTGTTGACAGTAAAAGTAGTGGATAAAGAGAGTTCTAAATCCAAGGTGGAGCTTACAGATGCCTCAGGTACTCCAGTAATAAATGTATCGAGCCTTCTTGTTGAGGGAGGCTTTGCAGCTGAGGAACTGAGCATGGCCTTACCAGCAGCCAGAGGGACTGATGTTGAGCAAGCCAACA AGGACACAACGAACAAAGGAATATGCAAGTGGATTAAATTAACTCTTAACCAAACACTCAGTGTCATAGTGTGTACAGTGTACAGTCCTGGAGAATTCTACTGTCAGATTTCAAACAGCCATG AGGATGGTAACTGGTACCGTGCTGTGGTGCAAAATGTCACTTCAGATGGACGTGTTCGAGTGAGCTTTGTGGACTATGGAAATACTGAGGATGTACCACGGGATAATATCCGACAGATCTCCTCCTCGTTCCTGAAACTTCCATTTCAAGCAATTAAATGCTGGCTCTCAG GTATAAAGCCTGGAAATAGCAAATGGAATCCAGAAGCTACAAGAAGATTTCATATGTACACTTCAGGCTTAGAACTTCAAGCCACAGTAGCTTCCCTTTCTGAAGATGGGGCAGGTGTAGTCCTTACTGATAATTCCACAGATTGTCCAAAAATTATCAGTGAGATACTAACTGCAGAAAAACTGGTTGTAAAGGAAGTTCTACAAGATAAAAATAACTTTCCAAACAAGTCTGTTGACCAAAAAG CAACCTCACTTGGGCACTGGAAATCAATTGAATTGGCTGTAGATGAAACCATGTCTGTCTGTGTAACTGAAGTTGTAAGCCCAGACTTGTTCTATGCTGTACCAGTTCCAAATAAAG gtCATAAGAATCTCTTTAAGGAGCTGATTTCACTGGAAGACTATTGTAGATCTTGTAACAAACAGCCCTTCCAGCCAAAACTGGGTGAAGCCTGTTGTGCTCAGTTTTCAG GTAATGGCAATTGGTACAGAGCTGTTGTTCTGGAAGCTTCCCAGTCTGCGGTGAAAGTTCTGTATGGAGACTATGGCAACACAGAAACTTTACCCCTTTCAAAGGTGCTGCCAATCACCGATACCTATTTAAAGCTGCCTTTTCAGACAATTACGTGTTCACTTGCAG GAATAGAGAAAGCTAAGTGGTCTCCATTAGTGCTTGACAAGTTGAAAAAACTACTATTGAAGCAACATGTCACAATTACAGTAAAAGGGATTAATGGAAATGTTAATTTAGTAACAGTGGAGAAACACTTGGACAATGGTTATGTGAATGTAGCTGACAAACTGCTAAAGGAGGGTTTGGTCACATCCTGCAGTGCTGAAAACTCACACAGTGAACATCAAG GTAACGAAGGTGAGACCAACTGCTGCTGCAAGGAGTTAAAAGTGCAA CTTGAAAAGCATAAACAAGTCCTACTCTTCCTTTTAAACAAGTTTGGGAATCCAGATGGATTCACTGATATGAAAAATCTGTTGAAGCACTAA
- the TDRD1 gene encoding tudor domain-containing protein 1 isoform X3, which produces MEDKTGREDCIAAADKENTVSHSNWINGKPKKLQYSSKRAFSICYDKSFLSLLVPPPKGGTCHRCGLFGKLRCSQCLQTYYCSADCQKKDWPAHRVVCGPLKQNLSNSKINTGVYLKEEVRLSFAVDVVLPDSEDCLNKVPLEMKSHLTSGGDAKVDSPRVSENHSKGSEKKKPEDKDSFHCANSITKFVSLSIGDEFSGVVSHIQNPDTFFCQRMQSARQLAELEASLNEYCGKIPSSPPFRPAAGNVCCAQFTEDNLWYRAAVTAYASEDTVLVDYMDYGNSDSLPLTRLRPIIPSLMDLPAQAIRCSLAGVKPPLGAWTSEGISYMKKLVKDKVLTVKVVDKESSKSKVELTDASGTPVINVSSLLVEGGFAAEELSMALPAARGTDVEQANKDTTNKGICKWIKLTLNQTLSVIVCTVYSPGEFYCQISNSHELLALNSLNKSLSEYCQKTPPDVFEPENGDPCCAFYSEDGNWYRAVVQNVTSDGRVRVSFVDYGNTEDVPRDNIRQISSSFLKLPFQAIKCWLSGIKPGNSKWNPEATRRFHMYTSGLELQATVASLSEDGAGVVLTDNSTDCPKIISEILTAEKLVVKEVLQDKNNFPNKSVDQKATSLGHWKSIELAVDETMSVCVTEVVSPDLFYAVPVPNKGHKNLFKELISLEDYCRSCNKQPFQPKLGEACCAQFSGNGNWYRAVVLEASQSAVKVLYGDYGNTETLPLSKVLPITDTYLKLPFQTITCSLAGIEKAKWSPLVLDKLKKLLLKQHVTITVKGINGNVNLVTVEKHLDNGYVNVADKLLKEGLVTSCSAENSHSEHQGNEGETNCCCKELKVQLEKHKQVLLFLLNKFGNPDGFTDMKNLLKH; this is translated from the exons ATGGAAGACAAAACTGGTAGAGAGGACTGCATAGCTGCAGCTGATAAAGAAAATACT GTGTCACATTCTAATTGGATTAATGGGAAGCCAAAGAAATTGCAATATTCCTCTAAGAGAGCTTTTTCTATTTGCTATGATAAGAGTTTCTTGAGTTTGTTAGTACCACCCCCTAAAGGGGGCACTTGCCATCGTTGTGGTCTGTTTG gAAAGCTCAGATGCTCACAGTGTCTGCAAACATACTATTGCTCTGCAGATTGTCAGAAAAAAGATTGGCCAGCACATAGAGTAGTTTGTGGTCCCCTTAAACAGAA TTTAAGTAATAGCAAAATCAACACGGGAGTTTATCTTAAG GAGGAAGTGAGGTTGAGTTTTGCTGTAGATGTCGTTCTTCCAGATTCTG AAGACTGCCTAAATAAAGTTCCCTTAGAAATGAAGTCTCATTTAACTTCAGGAGGTGATGCCAAAGTAGACTCTCCAAGAG TATCAGAAAACCATTCAAagggaagtgaaaaaaaaaaacctgaggaTAAAGACTCTTTTCACTGTGCTAATTCAATTACCAAGTTTGTCTCTTTAAGTATTGGAGATGAATTTTCTGGTGTGGTTTCTCACATCCAAAATCCAGACACCTTTTTTTGTCAGCGGATGCAAAGTGCCC GTCAACTTGCTGAGCTTGAAGCATCTCTTAATGAATACTGTGGCAAAATTCCCAGTAGTCCACCTTTCCGTCCTGCTGCTGGCAATGTGTGCTGTGCCCAGTTCACAG AAGACAACCTTTGGTATCGTGCTGCTGTTACAGCTTATGCTTCTGAAGACACTGTTTTGGTGGACTATATGGATTATGGTAATTCTGACTCTCTTCCACTGACCAGACTTCGTCCTATCATTCCAAGCTTGATGGACTTGCCAGCTCAAGCCATAAGATGTAGCCTGGCAG GTGTAAAGCCACCATTAGGAGCATGGACCTCAGAAGGTATTTCTTACATGAAAAAACTGGTGAAAGACAAAGTGTTGACAGTAAAAGTAGTGGATAAAGAGAGTTCTAAATCCAAGGTGGAGCTTACAGATGCCTCAGGTACTCCAGTAATAAATGTATCGAGCCTTCTTGTTGAGGGAGGCTTTGCAGCTGAGGAACTGAGCATGGCCTTACCAGCAGCCAGAGGGACTGATGTTGAGCAAGCCAACA AGGACACAACGAACAAAGGAATATGCAAGTGGATTAAATTAACTCTTAACCAAACACTCAGTGTCATAGTGTGTACAGTGTACAGTCCTGGAGAATTCTACTGTCAGATTTCAAACAGCCATG AGTTACTTGCTCTAAACTCACTTAACAAATCCTTGTCTGAATACTGCCAGAAAACACCACCAGATGTTTTTGAGCCTGAGAATGGAGACCCTTGCTGTGCTTTTTACTCTG AGGATGGTAACTGGTACCGTGCTGTGGTGCAAAATGTCACTTCAGATGGACGTGTTCGAGTGAGCTTTGTGGACTATGGAAATACTGAGGATGTACCACGGGATAATATCCGACAGATCTCCTCCTCGTTCCTGAAACTTCCATTTCAAGCAATTAAATGCTGGCTCTCAG GTATAAAGCCTGGAAATAGCAAATGGAATCCAGAAGCTACAAGAAGATTTCATATGTACACTTCAGGCTTAGAACTTCAAGCCACAGTAGCTTCCCTTTCTGAAGATGGGGCAGGTGTAGTCCTTACTGATAATTCCACAGATTGTCCAAAAATTATCAGTGAGATACTAACTGCAGAAAAACTGGTTGTAAAGGAAGTTCTACAAGATAAAAATAACTTTCCAAACAAGTCTGTTGACCAAAAAG CAACCTCACTTGGGCACTGGAAATCAATTGAATTGGCTGTAGATGAAACCATGTCTGTCTGTGTAACTGAAGTTGTAAGCCCAGACTTGTTCTATGCTGTACCAGTTCCAAATAAAG gtCATAAGAATCTCTTTAAGGAGCTGATTTCACTGGAAGACTATTGTAGATCTTGTAACAAACAGCCCTTCCAGCCAAAACTGGGTGAAGCCTGTTGTGCTCAGTTTTCAG GTAATGGCAATTGGTACAGAGCTGTTGTTCTGGAAGCTTCCCAGTCTGCGGTGAAAGTTCTGTATGGAGACTATGGCAACACAGAAACTTTACCCCTTTCAAAGGTGCTGCCAATCACCGATACCTATTTAAAGCTGCCTTTTCAGACAATTACGTGTTCACTTGCAG GAATAGAGAAAGCTAAGTGGTCTCCATTAGTGCTTGACAAGTTGAAAAAACTACTATTGAAGCAACATGTCACAATTACAGTAAAAGGGATTAATGGAAATGTTAATTTAGTAACAGTGGAGAAACACTTGGACAATGGTTATGTGAATGTAGCTGACAAACTGCTAAAGGAGGGTTTGGTCACATCCTGCAGTGCTGAAAACTCACACAGTGAACATCAAG GTAACGAAGGTGAGACCAACTGCTGCTGCAAGGAGTTAAAAGTGCAA CTTGAAAAGCATAAACAAGTCCTACTCTTCCTTTTAAACAAGTTTGGGAATCCAGATGGATTCACTGATATGAAAAATCTGTTGAAGCACTAA